The Coleofasciculus sp. FACHB-1120 genome has a segment encoding these proteins:
- a CDS encoding VIT domain-containing protein, producing MVTQQIERQASLTEGSLFAIVDGQEQVFPLKHTEVVAKVTGNVSRVEVTQTFENPFNNPLEAVYKFPLPDEAAVDDMEIRVGNRIIRGVIKKREEAKQIYEQAKQEGKTAALLDQERDNIFTQSLANIKPGEKIDVTIRYSESLKFEKGDYEFVFPMVVGPRYISGSSTNSNSTTNSVTDTSQINPPTLPAGNRSGQNIGVTVEIEAGVPVKEVRSPSHQIRTTQDGRIMRIELSKENAIPNKDLILRYQVSSAQTQSTVLSEADERGGHFASYLIPAVKYQSNEIVPKDVVFLMDTSGSQSGAPIEQSKELMRRFINGLNPGDTFNIIDFANSATQLSPTPLLNTPQNRQKALDYINRLDANGGTELLNGIQTVLNFPAAPAGRLRSIVLITDGLIDNDRQAIAEIKKRLKPGNRLYSFGVGPSVNRFLIDRLAEEGRGTSEVVPPNEPAQKVVEKFSQQINNPVLTNIEVGWEGTGKAPQIYPIKPPDLFANQPLVLFGRKGDRAKGTLRITGIVAGGKRYEKKVPIEFDGGGNSAIAQLWGRARIKDLMNKMYDGESPNHVKAVTDTALAYRLLSQYTSFVAVTEEVRVDPKKTQQVQVPVETPEGMDAEATSGQNSNVPPLSQAPPPSKALVASKPTASNVPSAPSAPSAANSQPLSNPVQPSSQSLDPDPVPEPSQILGNILAVLLLGMYFAWKRLKGLKSTPPRS from the coding sequence ATGGTGACTCAGCAAATTGAGAGGCAAGCATCTCTTACTGAAGGCAGCTTATTCGCGATTGTGGATGGACAGGAGCAAGTGTTTCCGTTGAAACATACGGAAGTTGTGGCGAAAGTCACAGGGAATGTGTCGCGGGTGGAGGTAACGCAAACCTTTGAAAATCCCTTTAACAATCCCTTAGAAGCTGTCTATAAGTTTCCACTGCCCGATGAAGCGGCGGTAGATGACATGGAGATAAGAGTAGGCAATCGCATCATCCGAGGCGTCATCAAAAAACGCGAAGAAGCAAAGCAAATTTACGAACAAGCCAAACAAGAAGGAAAAACTGCTGCATTATTAGACCAAGAACGAGACAATATTTTTACTCAGTCCTTGGCTAACATCAAACCGGGCGAAAAAATCGATGTCACAATTCGCTACAGTGAAAGCCTGAAGTTTGAAAAAGGGGACTATGAATTTGTCTTCCCAATGGTAGTGGGACCGCGCTACATTTCAGGAAGTTCAACGAATAGCAACAGCACTACAAACTCAGTTACCGACACTTCGCAAATCAATCCGCCGACTTTACCAGCCGGAAACCGTTCTGGACAAAATATTGGTGTAACCGTTGAAATCGAAGCAGGGGTGCCAGTGAAAGAAGTGCGATCGCCTTCTCATCAAATCCGCACTACCCAAGATGGTCGCATCATGCGGATTGAATTAAGCAAGGAGAACGCAATTCCGAATAAAGACCTGATTCTGCGTTATCAGGTATCAAGTGCCCAAACCCAGTCCACAGTCTTATCAGAGGCGGATGAACGCGGCGGTCACTTTGCTTCCTATTTAATTCCAGCCGTGAAGTATCAAAGTAATGAGATTGTACCCAAAGATGTGGTATTTCTCATGGATACCTCTGGATCTCAAAGCGGAGCGCCAATCGAGCAATCGAAGGAACTAATGCGCCGCTTTATCAATGGACTCAATCCCGGCGATACCTTTAATATTATTGACTTTGCTAATAGCGCGACGCAGCTATCTCCTACACCTTTACTGAATACGCCGCAAAACCGACAAAAAGCGCTGGATTATATCAATCGCCTAGATGCTAACGGTGGTACCGAGTTACTCAATGGGATTCAAACCGTCTTAAATTTCCCCGCCGCGCCAGCAGGACGCCTGCGGAGTATTGTCTTAATTACTGACGGTTTAATTGATAACGACCGGCAAGCGATCGCAGAAATTAAAAAGCGGCTGAAGCCTGGAAATCGACTTTATAGCTTCGGTGTTGGTCCTTCAGTGAACCGCTTCTTGATCGACCGTTTAGCAGAGGAAGGGCGAGGGACTTCTGAAGTGGTTCCCCCTAACGAACCCGCCCAAAAAGTCGTCGAAAAGTTCTCCCAACAAATCAATAATCCCGTACTAACGAATATTGAAGTTGGCTGGGAAGGCACTGGAAAAGCACCGCAAATCTATCCAATCAAACCCCCTGATTTATTTGCCAATCAGCCATTAGTATTATTTGGACGCAAAGGCGATCGCGCTAAGGGAACTTTGCGAATTACTGGGATCGTCGCGGGTGGCAAACGCTATGAGAAGAAGGTACCCATTGAATTTGATGGCGGTGGCAATAGCGCGATCGCTCAACTATGGGGACGCGCCCGGATTAAAGATTTGATGAATAAAATGTATGATGGCGAAAGCCCAAATCATGTCAAAGCTGTTACAGATACCGCACTCGCTTATCGGTTGTTATCGCAATACACCTCCTTTGTCGCTGTCACTGAAGAAGTGCGAGTCGATCCTAAGAAAACTCAGCAGGTGCAAGTTCCGGTAGAAACCCCAGAGGGTATGGACGCTGAAGCAACTTCTGGTCAAAACAGTAACGTACCCCCGCTTAGTCAAGCGCCGCCACCCAGCAAAGCGCTAGTAGCTAGCAAACCTACTGCTAGCAACGTGCCGTCAGCACCGTCAGCACCGTCAGCAGCAAACAGCCAGCCGCTATCTAATCCAGTGCAGCCATCCAGCCAATCGTTAGATCCCGACCCAGTGCCCGAACCCAGCCAAATCTTAGGCAACATCTTGGCTGTTCTCTTGCTAGGAATGTACTTCGCCTGGAAGCGTTTGAAGGGTTTGAAAAGCACTCCGCCTCGAAGCTAA
- the kdpC gene encoding K(+)-transporting ATPase subunit C produces MRETIKAIRVALVLWLLTAIIYPLFTIIVGQVLFSYQANGSIIENQGRVYGSALIGQPFSSPQYFTSRPSTTNYSSFTAAERDRKNIGQITGVSGASNLAPSNPDLLKRVEATTQQLKASGIQPTADLIYTSGSSLDPHISVETAYNQAARVAAARSLSVDRVQALIPKYTDGRFLGIFGEPGVNVLKLNLALDNLQSASNS; encoded by the coding sequence ATGCGAGAAACCATTAAAGCAATTCGAGTCGCCTTAGTTCTCTGGCTCCTAACAGCAATAATTTATCCCTTGTTCACGATAATAGTTGGGCAAGTTTTGTTTTCCTATCAGGCAAATGGCAGCATCATCGAAAATCAAGGACGAGTCTATGGCTCTGCCTTAATTGGTCAACCCTTCTCTTCTCCTCAATATTTCACAAGTCGTCCCAGCACGACGAACTACAGCAGCTTTACAGCCGCAGAACGCGATCGCAAAAATATAGGTCAAATCACTGGTGTATCAGGTGCCAGCAACCTTGCTCCTAGCAATCCAGATTTACTCAAGCGGGTAGAAGCAACAACCCAACAATTGAAAGCATCTGGTATTCAGCCCACAGCCGATTTAATTTACACGTCTGGCTCTAGCTTAGATCCACATATCAGTGTAGAAACTGCCTATAACCAAGCCGCAAGAGTGGCGGCGGCTCGCTCATTATCAGTAGATCGAGTTCAAGCATTGATTCCCAAATACACTGATGGTAGATTTTTGGGAATTTTTGGCGAACCTGGGGTGAATGTCCTTAAGTTGAATTTGGCGCTGGATAATTTACAATCTGCCAGTAATTCATAG
- a CDS encoding sensor histidine kinase KdpD, which yields MIPKSEFSGALNSNIRPARRGNHKIYIGMAPGVGKTYRMLEEADQLKQEGIDVVIGLLETHGRKETAQKAQGLEVIPRKTIIRSGMTLTEMDTDAILERQPQLVLVDELAHTNVPGSLREKRYQDVEVILDAGIDVNSTVNIQHLESLNDLVARITGVVVRERIPDRLLDEATQVVVIDVTPETLEERLVEGKIYAPDKIDRALQNFFQRRHLVALRELALREVADNVEEDAITSTPSDGFFSVHERVLVCISTYPNSVQLLRRGARIADYMRGRLYAVFVSHPERFLTKEEGLYIETCEKLTLEFGGEFLRVNNHDVPQSIASVAQQYRITQVVLGHSQKSRWELFWKGSFVQQLMRYLKNIDLHIIASEQTSSKQ from the coding sequence ATGATTCCTAAAAGTGAGTTTTCAGGAGCGCTGAATTCTAACATTCGTCCCGCCCGACGCGGCAACCACAAAATATACATTGGCATGGCTCCCGGTGTCGGCAAAACTTATCGGATGCTGGAAGAAGCCGACCAACTTAAACAGGAAGGGATTGATGTTGTTATCGGGTTGCTGGAAACCCACGGGCGCAAGGAGACGGCTCAAAAAGCTCAGGGGCTGGAGGTAATACCCCGTAAAACAATTATCAGAAGCGGGATGACTCTGACAGAAATGGATACAGATGCCATTTTGGAGCGCCAGCCGCAGTTGGTGTTAGTAGATGAACTGGCGCATACAAATGTCCCCGGTTCTCTACGGGAAAAACGCTACCAAGATGTTGAGGTGATTTTGGATGCTGGAATTGATGTAAATTCTACGGTAAATATCCAGCATCTAGAAAGTCTCAATGATTTGGTGGCGCGAATTACTGGCGTTGTGGTACGAGAACGCATCCCAGATCGGCTGTTGGATGAAGCAACGCAAGTGGTGGTGATTGACGTTACGCCGGAAACTTTGGAAGAAAGGCTAGTGGAGGGAAAAATCTACGCGCCGGATAAGATAGATCGGGCGCTACAAAATTTCTTTCAACGGCGTCATTTAGTAGCGTTGCGAGAGCTGGCACTGCGGGAAGTGGCGGACAACGTTGAAGAGGATGCGATTACTTCTACACCCAGTGATGGATTTTTCTCGGTTCACGAACGGGTGCTGGTGTGTATTTCGACTTATCCAAATTCGGTACAACTGTTGCGCCGCGGGGCGCGAATTGCTGATTATATGAGGGGTCGCCTGTATGCGGTGTTTGTGTCCCATCCGGAACGCTTTTTGACGAAGGAAGAAGGTTTATATATTGAAACTTGCGAGAAGCTGACTTTAGAATTTGGCGGGGAATTTTTAAGAGTAAATAATCATGATGTACCGCAATCGATCGCATCTGTCGCTCAACAGTATCGGATTACTCAAGTGGTGCTTGGGCATTCTCAAAAATCTCGTTGGGAGTTATTCTGGAAGGGGTCTTTTGTCCAGCAGTTGATGCGCTATCTCAAAAATATTGATTTGCACATCATTGCATCTGAACAAACCTCCTCTAAGCAATGA
- a CDS encoding anhydro-N-acetylmuramic acid kinase gives MMRVIGLISGTSVDGIDAALVEITGKDLDINVTLLAGATYPYPDALSKQILEVCGGASLSMAEFAQLDDAIAYTFAQAAQNIQSGNDSADLIGSHGQTVFHRPPTDDLGLPVLDSGFKKIENPKSKMGYSLQLGRGALVAHLTGIPTVSNFRAADIAAGGQGAPMVSGIDAYLLSQPDKNRCVQNIGGIGNVTYLPARRGSWLEDIRGWDTGPGNALLDLAVQYLTNGVKTYDQDGAWAAAGTICNDLVEQWLQQDYFQQQPPKSTGRELFSYTYLRQCIADASAYELSSADLLATLTELTAASIVHSYRTFLPQMPDEVLLCGGGSRNLYLKQRLQATLQPVPVLTTDEAGVNADFKEAIAFAVLAYWRQLGIPGNLPQVTGATSAVLLGEVHLPTKLKTLS, from the coding sequence ATGATGCGTGTAATTGGTTTAATTAGCGGCACGTCGGTAGATGGTATTGACGCCGCTTTAGTAGAGATTACTGGTAAAGACTTGGATATCAACGTGACTCTGCTAGCGGGAGCCACCTATCCTTATCCAGATGCGCTCTCAAAGCAAATTCTAGAGGTTTGTGGCGGGGCATCCTTGTCAATGGCTGAATTTGCCCAATTAGATGATGCGATCGCTTACACCTTCGCACAAGCCGCCCAAAACATTCAAAGCGGCAACGATTCAGCCGACTTAATTGGCTCTCACGGACAAACCGTTTTTCATCGCCCACCCACTGACGATTTGGGATTGCCGGTTTTAGATTCTGGATTCAAAAAAATTGAAAATCCAAAATCTAAAATGGGGTACAGCCTGCAATTAGGTCGGGGTGCCTTGGTTGCCCACCTGACGGGCATTCCCACTGTGAGTAATTTCCGGGCGGCGGATATTGCTGCCGGTGGACAGGGTGCCCCAATGGTTTCAGGAATAGATGCCTATTTATTGAGCCAACCCGACAAGAACCGATGCGTCCAAAATATTGGCGGGATTGGGAATGTCACTTATCTACCGGCGCGTCGGGGCAGCTGGTTAGAAGATATTCGAGGCTGGGACACCGGGCCGGGAAATGCGCTTCTAGACCTGGCGGTGCAGTATTTAACGAATGGAGTCAAAACCTACGATCAAGATGGAGCATGGGCCGCAGCAGGCACAATCTGCAACGATTTAGTAGAGCAATGGCTACAGCAGGACTACTTCCAGCAGCAACCGCCCAAATCAACGGGTCGAGAGCTATTTAGCTACACCTATCTCCGGCAGTGTATCGCAGATGCCTCTGCTTATGAGTTGAGTAGCGCTGATCTGCTGGCAACGCTGACTGAACTCACTGCTGCGTCAATTGTTCATAGCTACCGCACTTTCCTGCCGCAGATGCCTGACGAGGTGTTATTGTGTGGCGGTGGCAGTCGCAATCTCTATTTAAAACAGCGCCTACAAGCGACTTTACAACCCGTGCCAGTGTTGACGACGGATGAAGCGGGTGTGAATGCTGATTTCAAAGAAGCGATCGCTTTCGCTGTTTTGGCATATTGGCGTCAGTTAGGCATCCCTGGCAATCTTCCCCAAGTTACCGGCGCAACTTCTGCCGTACTACTTGGAGAAGTTCATCTTCCTACAAAGCTCAAAACCTTGTCCTGA
- the kdpF gene encoding K(+)-transporting ATPase subunit F — protein MRRFNLNEILGEMAQSIDSLKAQWRKQPLLRQLFILLCLNLLITPAVQAATGGTLSSGQTFWLMALGLLTITLSIYLFVVIFQPERF, from the coding sequence ATGAGGCGATTTAATTTGAATGAAATATTGGGGGAAATGGCGCAGAGTATTGATTCGTTGAAGGCGCAATGGCGTAAGCAACCTTTGCTGCGGCAATTATTTATTCTGTTGTGCTTGAATCTGCTGATAACGCCAGCTGTGCAAGCCGCAACCGGAGGAACGCTTTCTTCAGGACAAACTTTCTGGTTGATGGCACTCGGTCTGCTTACGATAACCTTGTCGATTTACCTGTTTGTGGTTATTTTCCAACCGGAACGCTTCTAA